Proteins encoded within one genomic window of Calonectris borealis chromosome 1, bCalBor7.hap1.2, whole genome shotgun sequence:
- the CFAP97D2 gene encoding uncharacterized protein CFAP97D2, which translates to MHRAYQPILPCGNKYLQLKWDKAKYEEHKKRIQAAKPLVDTSAPATYGHLLLKLGKLKLEEDRLSIIERDNCLLLEKMSCIMRTKGQIDNKNDYKAKR; encoded by the exons ATGCATCGAGCCTACCAGCCAATTTTACCATGTGGCAACAAATATCTTCAGCTAAAATGGGACAAAGCAAAGTATGAAGAACACAAGAAAAGG ATCCAGGCAGCAAAACCATTAGTGGACACAAGTGCCCCTGCAACATATGGCCACCTTCTTCTGAAGTTAGGGAAGCTGAAG TTGGAGGAAGACCGACTTTCCATCATCGAAAGAGACAACTGTTTGCTGCTGGAGAAGATGTCCTGTATCATGAGAACAAAGGGACAAATCGACAACAAAAATGACTATAAGGCCAAAAGGTAA